The Coregonus clupeaformis isolate EN_2021a chromosome 3, ASM2061545v1, whole genome shotgun sequence genome includes a region encoding these proteins:
- the LOC121539421 gene encoding LOW QUALITY PROTEIN: probable tRNA(His) guanylyltransferase (The sequence of the model RefSeq protein was modified relative to this genomic sequence to represent the inferred CDS: inserted 2 bases in 1 codon) has product MMRSARSVMEDLDDIIISYGQSDEFSFVFKWTSNWFKRRASKLMTHVVSQFSSSYVFYWRDYFGDQPLLYPPGFDGRVVLYPSNRNLRDYLSWRQADCHVNNLYNXVFWTLVQKGGLTTTQAEDRLKGTLAADKNEIMFSEFDINYNKEPLVHRKGTTLIWEKLEETVTKTVKLPNEEEEEEEEEVPVTRTRRRVSAHHCDVIGDQFWEEHPHILEDDNC; this is encoded by the exons ATGATGCGCAGTGCCAGGTCTGTCATGGAGGACCTGGATGACATCATCATCTCGTACGGACAGAGTGACGAGTTCAGCTTCGTCTTCAAGTGGACCTCCAACTGGTTCAAGAGGAGAGCCAG TAAGCTGATGACCCATGTAGTGTCCCAGTTCTCCTCTTCCTATGTGTTCTACTGGAGGGACTATTTCGGAgaccagcccctcctctaccccccagGGTTTGACGGGCGGGTGGTTCTGTATCCTAGCAACCGCAACCTCCGGGACTACCTCAGCTGGAGGCAGGCTGACT GTCATGTCAACAACTTGTATAA AGTGTTTTGGACGTTGGTGCAGAAAGGTGGACTCACCACTACACAGGCAGAGGATAGGCTAAAG ggaaCGTTGGCAGCAGATAAGAATGAGATCATGTTTTCTGAGTTTGATATCAATTACAACAAGGAGCCTCTGGTCCACAGGAAAGGAACCACCCTCATCTGGGAGAAG cTGGAAGAAACAGTGACCAAGACTGTGAAGCTCCccaacgaggaggaggaggaggaggaggaggaggtgccaGTGACACGCACCAGGAGACGTGTCAGTGCCCACCACTGTGACGTCATAGGGGACCAGTTCTGGGAGGAACACCCCCACATTCTAGAAGATGACAACTGCTGA